One Chloroflexota bacterium DNA window includes the following coding sequences:
- a CDS encoding polysaccharide pyruvyl transferase family protein → MSPEPILVVGAYGYRNAGDEAILAGLLRTLAGRRVTVVSRSPAETAALHGVCAIGLSGSVGALRRHRSVLIGGGGLFGRDMGRIGRLLPLYGLLAAALGRTVRIEGVGIDPDLTGIHRLLVRRLLQAAAQVSVRDGVSAAVVREWGFDVVASDDLSAHMPAAPAAIGRGLLRTAGVGEGRKVVGLCLTAVNDAITDRVSAAVLAAMRRHPEMEFCFIPMSQHPYLEGHNDLVLARRLQASWPGLRIVEGAHHPSALLSLFGSLDAVVGMRYHSLLFAERAGVPLVPLSYAAKSDAWLAERRLRAVPATVAGLSRALARILPARSRAS, encoded by the coding sequence ATGTCGCCAGAGCCGATCCTGGTGGTGGGTGCTTACGGCTACCGCAACGCCGGCGACGAGGCAATCCTGGCCGGGCTGCTGCGGACCCTGGCCGGGCGACGGGTCACTGTCGTGTCGCGCTCCCCGGCAGAGACCGCTGCGCTGCATGGCGTCTGCGCCATCGGCCTGTCAGGGTCCGTCGGAGCGCTGCGCCGGCACCGCAGTGTGCTGATCGGCGGGGGAGGGCTGTTCGGGCGCGACATGGGCCGCATCGGGCGGCTGCTGCCGCTCTACGGGCTGCTCGCCGCGGCGCTGGGCCGAACCGTTCGGATCGAGGGGGTCGGGATCGACCCGGATCTGACCGGGATCCATCGGCTTCTCGTCAGGCGCCTGCTGCAGGCAGCCGCGCAGGTCAGCGTCCGCGACGGGGTCTCAGCGGCGGTCGTGCGTGAGTGGGGATTCGACGTCGTCGCCTCAGACGACCTGTCGGCCCACATGCCGGCTGCACCGGCGGCCATCGGGCGCGGGCTCCTGCGGACGGCCGGCGTCGGCGAGGGGCGCAAGGTCGTCGGCCTGTGCCTGACGGCGGTGAACGACGCGATCACCGATCGCGTGAGCGCCGCCGTGCTGGCCGCCATGCGACGCCACCCCGAGATGGAGTTCTGCTTCATCCCGATGAGCCAGCACCCGTACCTGGAGGGCCACAACGACCTCGTCCTGGCCCGCCGGCTGCAGGCGAGCTGGCCAGGGCTGAGGATCGTGGAGGGGGCGCACCACCCGTCCGCACTCCTGTCGCTCTTCGGCTCGCTCGACGCGGTGGTCGGCATGCGCTACCACAGCCTCCTCTTCGCGGAGCGGGCCGGCGTCCCGCTCGTGCCGCTCTCGTATGCCGCCAAGAGTGACGCGTGGCTTGCCGAGCGCCGCCTGCGCGCCGTGCCCGCGACCGTGGCAGGACTCTCGCGAGCCCTGGCCCGCATCCTGCCGGCTCGGAGCCGAGCGTCGTGA
- a CDS encoding glycosyltransferase family 4 protein: MSRSGLRIGLVYDALYPYVTGGAEKRYRELASRLAERHEVHYLTWQFWDGPRQVVEDGITLHGVGRAPSLYGADGKRTVREAAAFSARLLPVLLRQRLDVVDCSATPYLPLYAAWLATRTTRTPLIATWHEFWGDHWLDYLPHRPVVARVARAIEAGSRRLGDVRVPVSPFTAQRMGLPDVDGRDTIVGNGVDLAAIRRARRAPAGTDLVFVGRLIDEKRVDLLLEAIHSLAGDHPDLRCTVIGDGPERAALEGRAIRLGLQQRVTFTGRVDGSRLYGLMKAARILVMPSAREGFGISVAEAQACGTVPIVVRSPMSAAPALVEDGVDGLLCDPTPASLAGAITALLSDPTRLAAMSRRARRVAQRYDWDLLADRIEHVYLQIARRSVSLAAAT, encoded by the coding sequence ATGAGCCGATCGGGCCTGCGCATCGGCCTCGTGTATGACGCGCTCTACCCGTACGTCACCGGCGGCGCCGAGAAGCGGTACCGCGAGCTCGCTTCGCGCCTGGCGGAGCGGCACGAGGTGCATTACCTGACCTGGCAGTTCTGGGATGGGCCGAGACAGGTGGTCGAGGACGGGATCACGCTGCATGGCGTGGGCCGTGCCCCGTCCCTGTACGGAGCCGACGGCAAGCGCACCGTGCGCGAGGCGGCCGCCTTCAGCGCCCGACTGCTCCCGGTCCTGCTGCGCCAGCGACTGGACGTGGTCGATTGCTCGGCGACTCCGTACCTGCCCCTGTACGCGGCCTGGCTGGCGACCCGTACCACGCGCACCCCGCTGATCGCCACCTGGCACGAGTTCTGGGGCGATCACTGGCTCGACTACCTGCCGCACCGCCCGGTCGTGGCGCGCGTCGCTCGCGCCATCGAGGCGGGATCACGCCGGCTCGGCGACGTGCGTGTCCCCGTCTCCCCGTTCACGGCGCAGCGCATGGGCCTGCCCGACGTCGACGGCCGGGACACGATCGTGGGCAATGGCGTCGACCTCGCGGCGATCCGCAGAGCGCGCCGGGCCCCTGCCGGGACCGATCTTGTCTTCGTAGGACGCCTGATCGACGAGAAGCGGGTCGACCTCCTGCTCGAGGCGATCCACAGCCTCGCCGGCGACCATCCCGACCTGCGCTGCACGGTGATCGGCGATGGGCCAGAGCGGGCCGCCCTCGAGGGGCGAGCGATCCGGCTCGGTCTGCAGCAGCGAGTCACGTTCACCGGTCGCGTCGATGGCTCACGCCTGTACGGCCTGATGAAGGCGGCTCGCATCCTGGTCATGCCGTCGGCGCGCGAGGGATTCGGCATCAGCGTGGCCGAGGCACAGGCCTGCGGCACCGTCCCCATCGTGGTGCGCAGCCCCATGAGCGCCGCTCCGGCCCTGGTGGAAGACGGCGTCGACGGGCTCCTATGCGATCCGACGCCGGCCTCGCTTGCCGGTGCCATAACGGCGCTCCTCTCCGACCCGACGCGCCTGGCGGCGATGTCGCGCCGTGCACGTCGCGTGGCGCAGCGCTATGACTGGGACCTGCTCGCCGATCGCATCGAACATGTCTACCTGCAGATCGCGCGCCGATCGGTGTCGCTGGCGGCCGCAACGTGA
- a CDS encoding glycosyltransferase, whose amino-acid sequence MNGATLAAAQAAATPADPYVSIVMPCLNEEQTVAVCVRKAISWLERAGLSGEVIVVDNGSSDRSVELAEEAGARVVHERRRGYGQTYLRGFTEARGEFIVMGDSDDTYDFSDLSALIEPLKHGADMVVGNRFSGGISRGAMPWAHRYIGSPIINFVIRLFFGTRIGDSQSGLRAFRRSVPERLQLRSGGMELASEMIVSAARAGMTITEVPAPYAVRQGESKLNTVRDGWRHIRYLLLAAPDFLFTLPGLAMIGLGAVTSVLSFVAPAGVEIGSISWQPVFAGTILLAIGVNSVLVGVVAKLYGATHGLRTEDRWVHLYRRWFHLEWILALAALLFFSGLLIDGLLFVVWASSSHLAMGGQLAALAQTLLIVGAELGMAGFLIVTIESP is encoded by the coding sequence ATGAACGGAGCAACGCTGGCTGCCGCCCAGGCCGCGGCCACACCTGCAGATCCCTACGTCTCGATCGTCATGCCGTGTCTCAACGAGGAGCAGACCGTCGCGGTCTGCGTCCGCAAGGCGATCAGCTGGCTGGAGCGCGCCGGCCTGTCGGGCGAGGTGATCGTGGTCGACAACGGCTCCAGCGACCGCAGTGTGGAGCTCGCCGAGGAGGCGGGCGCGCGCGTGGTGCACGAGCGCCGTCGCGGGTACGGCCAGACCTACCTGCGCGGCTTCACCGAGGCGCGCGGCGAGTTCATCGTGATGGGCGACTCGGACGACACCTACGACTTCAGCGATCTATCGGCGCTGATCGAACCGCTCAAGCATGGGGCCGATATGGTCGTCGGCAACCGCTTCTCCGGCGGGATCTCACGCGGCGCCATGCCCTGGGCGCACCGATACATCGGCAGCCCGATCATCAACTTCGTCATCCGGCTCTTCTTCGGGACTCGGATCGGCGACAGCCAGAGCGGTCTGCGCGCCTTCCGGCGCAGCGTACCGGAGCGTCTGCAGCTGCGCTCGGGCGGGATGGAGCTCGCCTCCGAGATGATCGTCAGCGCGGCGCGTGCCGGGATGACCATCACCGAGGTCCCGGCTCCCTACGCCGTGCGCCAGGGCGAGAGCAAGCTGAACACGGTCCGCGATGGCTGGCGCCACATCCGCTACCTGCTCCTGGCGGCGCCCGACTTCCTGTTCACGCTGCCGGGCCTGGCCATGATCGGACTGGGAGCGGTCACGTCCGTCCTCTCGTTCGTGGCGCCCGCCGGCGTGGAGATCGGCTCGATCAGCTGGCAGCCGGTCTTTGCCGGGACGATCCTGCTGGCGATCGGCGTCAATTCGGTCCTGGTGGGGGTCGTTGCCAAGCTGTACGGCGCGACCCACGGGCTGCGAACGGAGGACCGCTGGGTCCATCTCTACCGCCGCTGGTTTCACCTGGAGTGGATCCTCGCGCTGGCGGCGCTGCTCTTCTTCAGCGGCCTGCTGATCGACGGGCTGCTCTTCGTCGTGTGGGCGTCGAGCTCGCACCTTGCGATGGGCGGGCAGCTGGCGGCGCTGGCCCAGACGCTCCTGATCGTCGGGGCTGAGCTGGGCATGGCGGGCTTCCTGATCGTCACCATCGAGTCGCCATGA
- a CDS encoding maleylpyruvate isomerase N-terminal domain-containing protein: MGDRVSDKQARSRDLEGEAEAWQRLHALMYRITPEMAEVPGYFREGWTAKDAVAHLGTWMAEGAQMLRRIAAGTYREGELDVDAENERFLAAMRDIPLDVVHLQAASARAELRRAWSELPEITPAAEFWLRKAGPDHLAEHLPRLEAWVDELEAQG, encoded by the coding sequence GTGGGCGACAGGGTGAGCGACAAGCAGGCGAGATCGCGGGATCTTGAGGGGGAGGCGGAGGCCTGGCAGCGACTCCATGCGCTGATGTACCGGATCACGCCGGAGATGGCGGAGGTGCCGGGCTACTTCCGTGAGGGCTGGACCGCCAAGGACGCGGTGGCGCACCTCGGGACCTGGATGGCAGAGGGCGCGCAGATGCTGCGCCGGATCGCGGCCGGCACGTACCGTGAGGGTGAGCTGGACGTGGACGCCGAGAACGAGCGGTTCCTTGCCGCCATGCGCGACATCCCGCTCGACGTGGTCCACCTCCAGGCCGCCTCGGCCCGGGCCGAGCTGCGCCGTGCTTGGTCGGAGCTGCCCGAGATCACTCCCGCGGCGGAGTTCTGGCTGCGAAAGGCCGGACCTGACCACCTGGCCGAGCACCTGCCGCGCCTCGAAGCGTGGGTCGACGAGCTGGAGGCGCAGGGCTAG
- a CDS encoding class I SAM-dependent methyltransferase: protein MEADEAERIFDEFAEAYRDWWGPIIAPAALQVLDDVEVPRGDPSPFDLLDLGTGTGVLAVAALERWPGVRVVGIDPSGHMLELAVEAARRRSPMLAPRLRTVVASADRMPLADGSVDVTTSSFVIQLVPNRAQALREVLRVLRPGGRFACLTWREDDLRFVPDEAFSDALDELQIIPPPDDRDVHPYTSASASAAEFRRAGFREVHARDVWLEHRFTPESYLDLLEHWIDREVFAGLDGASRGQLRAVALRMMGELRPDAFVWRRPLVRVVGRRPSSGGPIR, encoded by the coding sequence ATGGAAGCTGACGAGGCGGAGCGCATCTTCGACGAGTTCGCCGAGGCGTATCGAGACTGGTGGGGCCCGATCATCGCTCCGGCAGCGCTCCAGGTCCTCGACGACGTCGAGGTGCCGCGGGGAGACCCCTCACCCTTCGATCTGCTGGACCTCGGCACCGGGACGGGCGTCCTCGCGGTGGCTGCCCTCGAGCGCTGGCCGGGCGTTCGGGTCGTCGGCATCGATCCGTCGGGTCACATGCTCGAGCTGGCGGTCGAGGCCGCCAGGCGGCGCTCGCCAATGCTCGCGCCCCGCCTCAGAACGGTCGTCGCGAGCGCCGACCGGATGCCCCTGGCGGACGGCAGCGTCGACGTCACAACCTCGTCCTTCGTGATCCAGCTCGTACCGAATCGAGCGCAAGCGCTGCGCGAGGTGCTCCGTGTCCTGCGCCCGGGCGGCAGGTTCGCGTGCCTGACCTGGCGGGAGGACGACCTCCGATTCGTCCCGGACGAGGCCTTCTCCGATGCGCTCGACGAGCTGCAGATCATCCCGCCACCCGACGATCGAGATGTCCACCCTTACACGTCCGCCTCGGCCTCGGCCGCGGAGTTCCGCCGCGCAGGGTTCCGCGAGGTGCACGCCCGGGATGTCTGGCTGGAGCATCGGTTCACCCCCGAGAGCTACCTGGACCTGCTCGAACACTGGATTGATCGGGAGGTCTTTGCGGGCCTGGATGGCGCGTCACGGGGTCAGCTGCGGGCGGTCGCGCTGCGGATGATGGGCGAGCTGCGGCCGGATGCCTTCGTCTGGCGACGGCCGCTGGTGCGGGTAGTGGGCCGGCGACCGTCCAGCGGAGGGCCGATTCGGTAG
- a CDS encoding acetamidase/formamidase family protein, producing MDIPQPSVHIRRDQFHLAWDRSIEPIATVASGDVVEIDALDASGGQITRDSTVADLANLDFSRVDQVNGPIAVEGAEPGDTLEIELLEFVPADWGWTANIPGFGLLAEDFTEPALRITRLAEGMAEFLPGVHIPLAPFCGELGVAPPTDGAHSTIPPDVFGGNMDTRHLTAGTKLYLPVFAPGGRFSLGDGHAAQGDGEVCGTAIETPMRARVRLSVRKDLHVTAPEFLTPGPLARGTNTGAYYATDGVGPDLMTAARDAVRRMIDYLGREHGLDSIDAYLLCSVGCDLKISEIVDAPNWIVTAHCPLSIFG from the coding sequence ATGGACATACCCCAGCCGTCCGTGCACATCCGTCGTGACCAGTTCCACCTGGCCTGGGACCGCTCGATCGAGCCGATCGCGACCGTCGCCAGTGGCGATGTCGTGGAGATCGACGCCCTGGATGCGTCCGGCGGCCAGATCACCAGGGATTCGACCGTCGCCGACCTCGCCAATCTCGACTTCTCCCGGGTCGACCAGGTCAATGGACCGATCGCCGTCGAGGGCGCCGAGCCGGGCGATACGCTGGAGATCGAGCTGCTCGAGTTCGTGCCCGCGGACTGGGGCTGGACGGCGAACATCCCCGGCTTCGGGCTGCTGGCGGAAGACTTCACCGAGCCCGCCCTGCGCATCACCCGCCTGGCCGAGGGGATGGCGGAGTTCCTGCCCGGCGTGCACATCCCGCTCGCCCCATTCTGCGGGGAGCTGGGGGTCGCGCCGCCGACGGATGGAGCCCATTCGACGATCCCACCGGACGTGTTCGGCGGCAACATGGACACCCGTCACCTGACGGCGGGGACGAAGCTCTACCTCCCCGTCTTTGCGCCCGGCGGCCGCTTCTCGCTGGGCGACGGGCATGCGGCCCAGGGCGACGGCGAGGTGTGCGGCACGGCCATCGAGACTCCGATGCGGGCGCGCGTGCGCCTGTCGGTGCGCAAGGACCTGCATGTCACCGCCCCAGAGTTCCTGACCCCGGGTCCGCTGGCACGAGGGACCAACACCGGTGCGTACTACGCCACCGATGGCGTGGGCCCCGACCTGATGACCGCGGCGCGGGACGCGGTGCGGCGCATGATCGACTACCTCGGCCGCGAGCACGGTCTCGATTCGATCGACGCCTACCTGCTCTGCAGCGTGGGCTGCGACCTGAAGATCAGCGAGATCGTCGACGCGCCGAACTGGATCGTGACCGCCCACTGCCCGCTCTCGATCTTCGGATAG